Proteins from a single region of Lysinibacillus sp. JNUCC-52:
- a CDS encoding transglutaminase TgpA family protein produces the protein MKKSLESFVELTIAYIIIFFMLREWLMPVMQLTNTGVSHLFLIFIGLALVLCLFKVKPLLSGLVKLGYITWFVIYVYSENPFFSGHTIPFLVNEVTLNMVNIFSGNFGQVSDAFRTVLFLALIWMLIYLIHHWITVHHNIFYFFILTVFFIATLDTFSEYNGKPAIIKVVILGLVMTGVLFLKRLRIQVDAPSEIVRKWKIVIPMLISVVLVSMVAFFLPKAGPTWADPVPFIKGVTGQGGVGDGQKTVGYSDDDSRLGGPYKGDNTLIFTASSRDRHYWRIDTKDTYTSKGWVLSGEYIGEAVFENDTPIITSLPVGPKKNERQIQMEMAVPMPFLIQTYGMLSVSADDPTLYVQDGQTEKIVMKQPSGELITMNNGSNKLLSSYTIFYSEPNYSLQQLQMSEPAMLETLDSSYNRFLQLPDTLPQRVQDLAIDITRDKTSIYEKIKAIEGYFSKGDYSYDKTAAAYPSENQDYVDQFLFDTKVGYCDNFSTSMVVMLRTIGIPARWVKGFAPGNAGGVSDGYREYKVTNDNAHSWVEAYVPGTGWIEFEPTIGFSGNANINYDLQRDTPQQEQTLEPEEKPEQQQKKEQTTKKTTSQSAFSFDSVWTWVKTLKYVWLTLIALLLIAGVTLFVQRKTWIPKMHVRAYRKKEADWTNFDSSYQALTKQLVRIGLSRKHGETLRAFAERVDAALETEEMRKLTAVYEQHIYSKNTLDVDYVKLRESWEYLINRTIS, from the coding sequence GTGAAAAAATCACTAGAAAGTTTTGTTGAGCTGACGATAGCCTATATCATTATTTTCTTTATGCTGCGTGAGTGGCTAATGCCTGTCATGCAATTAACCAATACAGGCGTAAGTCATTTGTTTCTAATTTTCATTGGCTTAGCGCTAGTATTATGCCTATTTAAAGTTAAGCCATTATTATCAGGGCTTGTAAAGTTAGGCTATATTACATGGTTTGTTATATATGTATATAGCGAGAATCCTTTTTTCTCAGGTCACACTATTCCATTTTTAGTGAATGAAGTGACGTTGAATATGGTGAACATTTTTTCGGGGAATTTTGGACAAGTATCAGATGCATTTAGAACAGTTCTGTTTTTGGCATTGATCTGGATGCTAATCTATTTAATTCACCATTGGATTACTGTGCATCATAATATTTTCTACTTTTTCATACTAACAGTATTTTTCATCGCTACACTTGATACGTTTAGCGAATATAATGGTAAACCAGCTATTATTAAAGTAGTAATACTTGGTCTTGTTATGACAGGTGTACTTTTCTTAAAACGCTTAAGAATTCAAGTAGATGCACCGAGTGAGATAGTGAGAAAGTGGAAAATTGTAATACCGATGTTAATTTCGGTTGTACTCGTTAGTATGGTGGCATTCTTTTTACCGAAAGCAGGGCCTACGTGGGCTGATCCAGTGCCATTTATTAAAGGTGTTACAGGACAAGGTGGCGTTGGGGATGGTCAAAAAACAGTCGGCTATAGTGATGACGATAGTAGATTAGGTGGACCATATAAAGGTGATAATACTTTAATTTTCACTGCATCTTCCCGCGATCGTCATTATTGGCGTATAGATACAAAAGATACATACACATCAAAAGGGTGGGTATTGTCTGGTGAATATATAGGAGAAGCGGTTTTTGAAAACGACACTCCAATCATTACTTCTCTGCCTGTTGGTCCAAAAAAGAATGAACGTCAAATTCAGATGGAAATGGCTGTACCTATGCCATTTTTAATTCAAACGTATGGTATGCTGTCTGTTTCCGCAGATGATCCAACTTTGTATGTACAGGATGGACAAACTGAAAAAATAGTTATGAAGCAACCAAGTGGCGAATTAATAACCATGAATAATGGTAGTAATAAATTACTGTCGAGTTACACGATATTTTACAGTGAACCAAACTATAGTTTGCAACAACTTCAAATGTCAGAGCCTGCTATGTTAGAAACATTAGATAGTTCGTATAATCGTTTTTTACAATTACCAGATACACTTCCACAGCGTGTGCAAGATTTAGCAATTGATATTACGCGCGATAAAACATCGATCTATGAAAAAATAAAAGCGATAGAAGGGTATTTTTCAAAAGGGGACTATAGTTACGATAAAACAGCTGCCGCCTATCCTTCTGAAAATCAAGATTATGTAGATCAATTCCTTTTCGATACGAAAGTAGGGTACTGCGATAATTTCTCTACATCCATGGTCGTTATGCTTCGGACTATAGGTATTCCTGCTCGTTGGGTGAAGGGTTTTGCACCAGGGAATGCAGGTGGAGTATCTGATGGTTATCGGGAATATAAGGTAACGAATGATAATGCGCATTCATGGGTAGAGGCGTATGTCCCTGGTACAGGGTGGATAGAATTTGAACCTACAATTGGTTTTTCTGGAAATGCGAACATTAATTATGATTTGCAAAGAGATACTCCACAGCAAGAACAGACACTAGAGCCAGAAGAAAAACCAGAGCAACAACAAAAGAAAGAACAAACAACGAAGAAAACAACTTCGCAATCAGCATTTAGCTTTGATAGCGTATGGACATGGGTGAAAACATTAAAATATGTTTGGTTGACACTAATTGCCTTGCTCTTAATTGCTGGTGTGACATTATTTGTACAACGTAAAACATGGATTCCTAAAATGCATGTGCGTGCTTATCGAAAAAAAGAAGCGGATTGGACGAATTTTGATTCTTCCTATCAGGCATTAACGAAACAATTAGTACGCATTGGTTTAAGTCGAAAACATGGTGAGACATTACGAGCGTTTGCTGAACGGGTGGATGCTGCGCTAGAAACAGAAGAAATGAGAAAGTTAACAGCGGTATATGAGCAGCATATTTATAGCAAGAATACGCTTGATGTTGACTATGTTAAACTGAGAGAAAGTTGGGAATATTTAATCAATCGCACAATCAGTTGA
- a CDS encoding MOSC domain-containing protein yields the protein MEKSIATIYTLAVGMPKELDYSKGRSMITGIAKRKVHEVYLATRGFEGDDVADKKHHGGPDRAVCLYPAEHYEQWEQELGMSLPTAAFGENLTVTNMLEADVCIGDIYKIGDAVIQITQGRIPCSTIDKYTKADTLLKRLIETGYTGFLARVLSEGTICADSKIEIVERHPARISVLHCNEVYFENKNALAMKRIQAVDALAMDWKQKLEKRIQLLESRVEK from the coding sequence ATGGAGAAAAGTATAGCGACGATTTATACACTTGCTGTTGGTATGCCGAAAGAATTGGACTATAGTAAAGGGCGATCAATGATTACAGGGATTGCAAAACGGAAAGTGCACGAAGTTTATTTAGCTACTCGTGGATTTGAGGGGGATGATGTGGCAGATAAAAAGCATCATGGTGGACCTGATCGCGCTGTTTGTCTATATCCTGCGGAGCATTACGAACAATGGGAACAGGAACTTGGTATGTCATTGCCAACAGCAGCATTCGGTGAGAACTTAACGGTAACAAATATGCTTGAAGCGGATGTTTGTATTGGAGATATTTATAAAATTGGTGATGCAGTCATTCAAATTACGCAAGGACGTATTCCGTGTAGTACGATTGATAAATATACAAAGGCTGACACATTACTTAAACGATTAATTGAAACAGGTTATACAGGCTTCCTAGCGCGTGTACTAAGTGAGGGAACAATATGTGCAGACTCGAAAATTGAAATAGTTGAAAGACACCCTGCTCGTATATCGGTTTTACATTGCAATGAAGTATATTTTGAAAACAAAAACGCACTTGCGATGAAACGTATTCAAGCAGTAGATGCATTAGCGATGGATTGGAAACAAAAATTAGAAAAAAGAATTCAATTATTAGAGAGTCGAGTAGAGAAGTAA
- a CDS encoding DUF58 domain-containing protein, with protein sequence MKKWRALFEKSKHFLLVSSLMLITFCYAMFQGGFVSWFVFFTVSPFLLYAFIFQLVREDIYSIERKIEPSRVESGQSVNVTISIERKTRFPFAYILVEELVGSPMLVQSKIQEKDAIKFVGFKKAFNWSYTLDSLPRGEHRYLGANILFYDFFGWAKKRIQIEKEQIVLVYPRVHEMKYATLQAKLDVGSMMAPYSIVKDTSMAIGLREYVPGDRFSWIHWKSFAKTQTLQSKEFEDRQSQELLLMLDEGASPLFEEKIELAASMLKAIVQGRGDVSFVSTGTKTKVFTSIQGEKQLDRVMHHLAGVNPIENAEVRLRDQQVFQRVATLLYVTSDISDELLHTLGNSVKSCICFVLAQQTQAQSDVIKRYKHIQVVHVDPTDYYHLFTEVMKP encoded by the coding sequence ATGAAGAAATGGCGTGCTCTTTTTGAGAAAAGTAAACATTTCCTATTAGTGAGCTCTCTAATGCTTATAACATTTTGCTACGCAATGTTTCAAGGTGGTTTTGTAAGCTGGTTTGTATTTTTTACAGTAAGTCCATTTTTGTTATACGCCTTTATTTTTCAACTTGTAAGAGAGGACATCTACAGTATCGAACGGAAAATTGAACCTTCGCGTGTAGAAAGCGGACAATCTGTTAACGTGACAATTAGCATTGAAAGAAAAACACGTTTTCCATTTGCATATATCCTAGTGGAAGAGCTTGTTGGTAGCCCGATGCTAGTTCAGTCTAAAATACAAGAGAAGGACGCTATCAAATTTGTAGGTTTTAAAAAGGCTTTTAATTGGAGTTATACACTTGATAGCTTGCCACGTGGTGAACATCGTTATTTAGGTGCAAATATACTCTTCTATGATTTTTTCGGATGGGCAAAGAAACGCATTCAGATAGAAAAAGAACAAATAGTTCTCGTTTATCCAAGAGTGCATGAAATGAAATATGCTACATTACAAGCGAAATTAGATGTTGGGTCTATGATGGCTCCTTATTCCATTGTAAAAGATACATCAATGGCCATTGGTTTGCGAGAATATGTACCAGGAGACCGCTTTTCGTGGATTCATTGGAAATCTTTTGCGAAAACGCAAACGTTGCAATCGAAGGAATTTGAGGATCGGCAATCTCAGGAGTTGCTGTTAATGCTTGATGAAGGTGCTTCTCCCTTATTCGAAGAGAAAATTGAGCTGGCAGCTTCGATGCTTAAAGCAATCGTACAAGGTCGTGGAGATGTTTCTTTTGTGTCAACAGGCACAAAGACGAAAGTGTTTACTTCCATTCAGGGGGAAAAACAGCTAGATCGAGTAATGCATCATTTAGCTGGTGTAAATCCAATTGAAAATGCAGAAGTCCGATTGCGCGATCAACAAGTTTTTCAGCGTGTTGCAACACTTTTATATGTAACGAGTGATATATCAGATGAACTATTACATACTTTAGGTAATTCGGTGAAAAGCTGTATTTGTTTTGTATTGGCACAACAGACACAAGCGCAGTCTGATGTAATAAAGCGTTATAAACATATTCAAGTCGTACATGTAGATCCAACAGATTATTACCACTTGTTCACGGAGGTGATGAAGCCGTGA
- the guaA gene encoding glutamine-hydrolyzing GMP synthase, with translation MSASPLLKEQEKIVVLDFGSQFNQLITRRIREFGVFSELHPHTITAEEIKEMNATGIIFSGGPNSVYDENAFHVDQAIFELGLPILGICYGMQLMAYTQGGKVEGADTREYGKAEIQVTAANKLFGELPTEQIVWMSHGDHVTEVPAGFEIIATSASCPIAAMANVERKLYAVQFHPEVRHSVYGNDLLRQFVFDICGAKGDWSMANFIEIEIAKIREIVGDKKVLCALSGGVDSSVVAVLIHKAIGDQLTCMFVDHNLNRKGEVEQVMKTFTEDFDMNLIKIDARQRFMDKLAGVSDPEKKRKIIGNEFIYVFDEEASKLEGMDFLAQGTLYTDIIESGTSTAQTIKSHHNVGGLPEDMQFQLIEPLKTLFKDEVRALGLELGLDEKIVWRQPFPGPGLGIRVLGEITEEKLEIVRESDFILREEIAKAGLDRDVWQYFTVLPDIRSVGVMGDARTYDYAIGIRAVTSIDGMTSDWARIPWDVLEKISVRLVNEVKHVNRVLYDITSKPPATIEWE, from the coding sequence TTGTCAGCAAGCCCTTTATTAAAAGAGCAAGAAAAAATCGTCGTTCTAGACTTCGGTAGCCAATTTAACCAATTAATTACGCGTCGTATCCGTGAGTTCGGTGTCTTCAGTGAATTACATCCACATACGATTACAGCAGAAGAAATTAAAGAAATGAACGCAACAGGTATCATCTTTTCTGGTGGTCCTAACTCAGTTTATGATGAAAATGCTTTCCATGTAGATCAAGCTATTTTTGAATTAGGTTTACCAATCCTAGGTATTTGCTATGGTATGCAATTAATGGCTTATACTCAAGGTGGTAAAGTTGAAGGCGCAGATACACGTGAATACGGTAAAGCGGAAATTCAAGTAACTGCTGCAAATAAATTATTCGGTGAATTACCAACAGAACAAATCGTCTGGATGAGTCATGGTGACCACGTAACAGAAGTACCTGCTGGCTTTGAAATCATCGCAACAAGTGCATCTTGTCCAATCGCTGCTATGGCAAACGTAGAACGTAAATTATATGCAGTCCAATTCCACCCAGAAGTTCGTCACTCTGTATATGGTAACGATTTACTTCGTCAATTCGTATTCGATATTTGTGGCGCTAAAGGTGATTGGTCAATGGCGAACTTTATTGAAATCGAAATCGCAAAAATTCGCGAAATTGTTGGCGATAAAAAAGTATTATGTGCCCTTTCAGGCGGAGTAGACTCTTCTGTTGTTGCAGTACTGATTCATAAAGCAATTGGTGATCAACTTACATGTATGTTCGTAGACCACAACTTAAACCGTAAAGGTGAAGTTGAACAGGTTATGAAAACTTTCACAGAAGATTTCGATATGAATTTAATTAAGATTGATGCACGTCAACGCTTCATGGACAAACTTGCGGGTGTGTCTGATCCAGAGAAAAAACGTAAAATTATCGGTAACGAATTTATTTACGTGTTCGATGAAGAAGCTTCAAAACTAGAAGGTATGGATTTCCTTGCACAAGGAACTTTATACACAGATATTATTGAATCTGGTACATCTACTGCTCAAACAATTAAATCTCACCATAACGTAGGTGGTCTTCCAGAAGACATGCAGTTCCAATTGATTGAACCATTAAAAACATTATTTAAAGACGAAGTTCGTGCACTTGGCTTAGAGCTTGGTCTTGATGAAAAAATCGTTTGGCGTCAACCATTCCCAGGTCCTGGTTTAGGTATTCGTGTACTTGGTGAAATTACAGAAGAAAAACTTGAAATTGTTCGTGAATCTGACTTCATCTTACGTGAAGAAATTGCAAAAGCTGGACTTGATCGCGATGTTTGGCAATACTTCACGGTATTACCTGATATTCGTTCAGTCGGCGTAATGGGCGATGCTCGTACGTATGACTACGCAATCGGTATCCGTGCTGTAACGTCTATCGACGGTATGACTTCTGACTGGGCACGTATCCCTTGGGACGTACTAGAAAAAATCTCTGTACGCTTAGTAAACGAAGTAAAACACGTAAACCGCGTGCTGTATGATATTACGTCTAAGCCACCAGCAACTATTGAGTGGGAATAA
- a CDS encoding AAA family ATPase — protein MNLQIQMVLENIEKVMIGKREVAELSIVALLANGHVLLEDVPGVGKTMMVRALAKSFDAQFKRIQFTPDLLPSDVVGVSIYNPKTMEFEFRPGPIMGDVVLADEINRTSPKTQSALLEAMEEASITIDGNTLKITQPFFVMATQNPIEHEGTYPLPEAQLDRFLLKIKMGYPTRGQEVEILRRAENGKSIEKIDAVLTLAQLIELQELVQGVYVEDSVKNYMVELASQTRENNYVYLGVSPRATIALMKASQAYAFMKGRSYVIPDDVQHLAPFVFSHRLVLKPDARYDDVTAEEIIERILAKTPVPTKRFAEQ, from the coding sequence ATGAATTTACAAATACAAATGGTATTAGAAAATATAGAAAAAGTAATGATTGGAAAGAGGGAGGTTGCCGAACTTAGCATTGTCGCTTTGCTTGCGAATGGTCATGTATTACTTGAAGATGTGCCTGGAGTTGGTAAGACAATGATGGTACGTGCACTTGCTAAGTCGTTCGATGCCCAGTTTAAACGTATCCAGTTTACACCAGATTTATTGCCCTCAGATGTTGTAGGTGTTTCGATTTATAACCCTAAAACAATGGAATTTGAATTTCGTCCAGGACCGATTATGGGTGATGTAGTATTAGCGGATGAAATTAATAGAACTTCACCTAAAACACAATCGGCATTACTTGAGGCGATGGAGGAAGCATCTATTACAATAGACGGCAATACGCTTAAAATTACCCAACCATTTTTCGTTATGGCTACACAAAACCCGATTGAACATGAAGGAACGTATCCACTGCCTGAGGCACAGTTAGACCGTTTTTTACTGAAAATAAAAATGGGTTATCCAACTAGAGGGCAGGAAGTAGAAATATTGCGACGTGCAGAAAACGGTAAGTCCATTGAAAAAATTGATGCTGTCCTTACGCTTGCCCAATTAATTGAATTACAGGAACTTGTGCAGGGGGTATATGTCGAAGACTCCGTAAAAAACTATATGGTTGAGCTGGCTTCTCAAACGAGAGAGAACAACTATGTTTATTTAGGCGTTAGCCCTCGTGCGACGATTGCTTTAATGAAGGCTTCGCAGGCGTATGCGTTTATGAAAGGTCGTAGTTATGTAATACCAGATGATGTGCAGCATTTAGCGCCATTTGTTTTTAGTCACCGATTAGTGCTTAAGCCAGATGCGCGTTACGATGATGTAACCGCAGAGGAAATTATTGAGCGTATTTTGGCGAAAACGCCTGTGCCAACGAAGAGGTTTGCAGAGCAATGA